A stretch of the uncultured Cohaesibacter sp. genome encodes the following:
- a CDS encoding orotate phosphoribosyltransferase, with the protein MMPSSFPNRELIAELTAKMLLEIQAVHFRADEPFMLTSGLASPVYIDCRKLISYPRIRNTLMDFASSVILQDIGFEQIDSVTGGETAGIPFAAWIADKLDLPMHYVRKKPKGFGRDAQIEGSSIDGKRVLLVEDLTTDGGSKIKFCEAIRKAGGEINHTIVLFYYDIFPEVHDNLAEIDIKLHYLATWRDVLAVSRKHGYFDDETHAQVEAFLNDPLAWSGAHGGVTEISKAEN; encoded by the coding sequence ATGATGCCAAGCTCCTTCCCGAATCGCGAACTGATCGCTGAATTGACCGCGAAGATGCTCCTTGAGATCCAGGCGGTGCATTTCCGCGCCGATGAGCCCTTCATGCTGACATCCGGTCTGGCAAGCCCGGTTTATATCGACTGCCGCAAGCTGATTTCCTATCCGCGTATCCGCAACACGCTGATGGACTTCGCCTCATCGGTCATTCTGCAGGATATCGGCTTCGAGCAGATCGATTCGGTCACCGGTGGCGAAACTGCAGGCATCCCCTTTGCCGCATGGATTGCCGACAAGCTTGATCTGCCCATGCACTATGTCCGCAAGAAGCCCAAAGGCTTTGGTCGCGATGCCCAGATCGAGGGCAGCAGCATTGATGGCAAACGGGTTCTGCTGGTCGAGGATCTGACCACGGACGGTGGCAGCAAGATCAAATTCTGCGAAGCCATCCGCAAGGCCGGTGGAGAGATCAACCACACAATCGTGCTCTTCTATTATGACATCTTCCCCGAAGTGCATGACAATCTTGCCGAAATCGACATCAAGCTCCACTATCTTGCCACCTGGCGCGATGTGCTGGCTGTCTCCCGCAAGCACGGCTATTTCGATGATGAAACCCACGCTCAGGTCGAAGCCTTCCTGAATGATCCGCTGGCTTGGTCCGGTGCCCATGGGGGTGTGACCGAAATTTCCAAAGCCGAGAATTAA
- a CDS encoding HAD family phosphatase: MSRFEAVIFDFDGVIVDSETISLDELQRSMALFGIEKSWNELVEGFLGHSPASTRAFIEKTSGKDAGDEFPKLWNERILERFTSDLTLMPGITALFDHLDAEGIRYGIATGSSEDRLQHALDVVGIGHRFEDRLYSTDHVAKGKPAPDIFLHALEALGAEASRTAVIEDGIAGTIGARAAGIDAVFGFVGGSHLEDCADWQGNKLNQAGAKQVVKDLSDFEAILRA, encoded by the coding sequence ATGAGCAGATTTGAAGCGGTTATTTTCGATTTTGACGGCGTGATTGTCGACAGTGAAACGATTTCTCTGGACGAACTGCAACGCTCGATGGCCCTCTTTGGGATTGAGAAGAGCTGGAACGAACTGGTCGAAGGCTTTCTGGGCCATTCTCCCGCTTCAACCCGTGCCTTTATCGAAAAAACCTCTGGTAAGGATGCTGGCGACGAATTTCCCAAATTGTGGAACGAACGCATTCTTGAGCGCTTCACCTCAGATCTTACCCTGATGCCCGGCATTACGGCTTTGTTTGACCATCTTGATGCAGAGGGCATCCGATATGGTATCGCAACGGGCAGCAGCGAAGACCGTCTTCAACATGCGCTTGACGTGGTGGGTATTGGCCATCGCTTTGAAGACCGTCTTTACAGCACCGATCATGTGGCGAAGGGCAAACCCGCGCCGGACATCTTCCTGCATGCCCTTGAAGCGCTGGGAGCCGAAGCCTCGCGCACTGCGGTGATTGAGGACGGCATTGCCGGAACCATCGGCGCACGGGCTGCGGGCATCGATGCCGTCTTCGGTTTTGTCGGCGGCTCTCATCTGGAAGACTGCGCCGACTGGCAGGGCAACAAGTTGAACCAAGCCGGTGCCAAACAGGTCGTCAAAGACCTGTCAGACTTTGAAGCCATCTTGCGAGCATAG
- the rbsK gene encoding ribokinase encodes MSISVFGSINIDLTTYAKRLPAPGETLHGDTYGLGLGGKGCNQAVACAKLGADTAMIGRIGPDMFGETALKALTELNVPTDHIYSDPDNKSGIAVIGVDEKAENCITVIGGANMAIDESDVARSEAVFKASDILLLQLEIPMQAGLKAAALVRAAGGRVIFDPAPAPAEGLADEVLSQIDIITPNETETGLLTGLRPTNRAEAAEAATLLRARGVPVAIVKLGAHGVYFQSATEEGFIEPFKVEAIDTVAAGDCFNGGLAYALADGQSLPDAVRFAAACGALSTTKRGASSAAPTLAEVKALINA; translated from the coding sequence ATGTCCATTTCAGTCTTTGGCAGCATCAATATCGACCTCACCACCTATGCCAAGCGGTTGCCTGCGCCGGGTGAAACCCTGCATGGGGACACCTATGGCCTCGGTCTTGGCGGGAAGGGCTGCAATCAGGCTGTCGCCTGTGCCAAACTGGGAGCGGACACCGCCATGATTGGCCGCATCGGTCCGGACATGTTTGGCGAAACGGCGCTCAAGGCTTTGACCGAGCTGAATGTTCCGACCGACCATATTTATTCCGACCCGGACAACAAGTCCGGCATCGCCGTGATCGGTGTCGATGAAAAGGCGGAGAATTGCATCACGGTGATTGGTGGTGCCAATATGGCGATTGATGAAAGCGATGTCGCCCGCTCCGAAGCTGTCTTCAAGGCCTCCGACATCCTGTTGCTGCAGCTGGAAATTCCGATGCAAGCGGGCCTGAAAGCCGCCGCTCTGGTGCGCGCGGCGGGAGGACGGGTGATCTTTGACCCCGCACCGGCACCAGCTGAAGGGTTGGCTGATGAGGTCCTGTCACAAATTGACATCATCACCCCCAACGAGACCGAAACCGGTCTGCTGACCGGCCTGCGCCCAACCAACCGCGCCGAGGCAGCCGAAGCTGCCACCCTGTTGCGCGCCCGCGGTGTTCCGGTGGCCATCGTCAAGCTCGGAGCGCACGGGGTTTATTTTCAGTCCGCAACCGAAGAAGGCTTCATTGAGCCTTTCAAGGTCGAGGCAATTGATACGGTCGCCGCTGGCGATTGCTTCAATGGTGGCCTTGCCTATGCGTTGGCTGATGGTCAGAGCCTGCCTGACGCAGTGCGTTTTGCTGCGGCCTGCGGCGCGCTTTCCACCACCAAACGCGGCGCATCCAGTGCTGCGCCAACCCTTGCCGAGGTCAAGGCCCTCATCAATGCATAA